The Zavarzinella sp. sequence GTAAAACGATCTCATTCGCTGCTGCACTCGAGTCGATTTCTGCCAATCGGGATAGGTTGTTCGAATTACTTCCCACAAACCTGGGGAGAATTGTGCTGGGGCTTGCCGCACAGACAAATCCGCTGGAAGTAATTAAGTCATTTCAGGATAAGCAGTTAGAATCGCTGATCGTGGACTATCATGGTGCGTACTATTGGCTTGAAAACCAGTTCAAACAGGAAAAATTAAGGCTTCATGAGAAAACCAACACCGGGTTATATATCAGACTATTAATATTCGTGCGGACCCACATCCAACGGATTTTGGTCGCCGGTTGGCTCGTTTTTGTGTTTTTTTGCATCTTGTTAGCCATGTATCGTTCCGGATAACCTCCCACGTGGGGAATTGCTCTGTATCCTGATCAACATTACTCGAATGGATCAGGAAGTAGCATGGCATCAGACAAATTGGACATGGATAAGATTGTTTCCTTGTGCCGCAGGCGGGGTTTCATTTTTCAATCCAGTGAGATTTACGGTGGGATCAACGGTTTCTGGGATTATGGCCCACTCGGCGTCGAACTGAAAAAAAATATCAAGCGGTGCTGGTGGCAGGATATGGTTCAGAATCCCCCACCAGGTCCTGACGGGGAAGAGATCAGCATGGTGGGCCTGGATTGTTCCATCGTGATGAATCCCAAAGTGTGGGAAGCCAGCGGCCACGTGGGTGGATTTTCAGATCCCATGGTCGATTGCAAAGTTTCTAAAAAACGCTACCGTGCAGACCAACTCAATGTGGTTTCGGGTGGGATTCCTTTATCTTTTGCATTTGCAAAAGGTGATGAAGCCGCCCAGAAAGCAGCCACGAAAAAACTGGATAAAGCCACCCGCAGTGCTGGCCAGAAACCCGCCGAACCTGTTGTTACAGAATTGTTACAAAAAATCGGTCCCGTACAGGATATGAGTGCAATTGTGGGGCCCGACGTTGATGAACCAGGCACGCTGACCACCCCACGTGCGTTCAATCTGATGTTCCAGACTTACGTGGGTGCAATTCAGGACGATGCCAATATTGCTTATCTTCGACCAGAAACCGCCCAGGGGATCTTTGCCAATTTCCGGAATGTGCTGGATAGTTCGCGGGTCAAATTACCTTTTGGAATTGCCCAGATAGGGAAAGCGTTCCGAAACGAAATCAACCCACGCAACTACACGTTTCGCAGCCGGGAATTCGAGCAGATGGAAATTGAATTCTTCTGCAAGCCAGCAGATTCGATGAAATGGTATGAATATTGGTGCAATGTTCGCAAAAACTGGTATAGTTCGCTAGGTATCCGGTCAGAACGTTTACGTCCCCGCCAGCAGGACAAAGATGAACTGGCGTTTTACTCGATTGGCACCACCGATATCGAATATCTATTTCCATTTTCACCTGATACACAGGAACTGGAAGGGGTGGCCCACCGTGGTGCGTACGACCTGACGCAACATATGAAGCACAGTTCCAAGGACCTGACCTATTTCGACGAGGATGCCTGGACTGCCAATGCCCACACCAGAACGACAAACTCGTTTAAAGAATGGCTAAAATTGAACCCCGCGCCGGAAGCGATTGAACAGTATCAGTTTATTCCCCACGTGATTGAACCATCGGCGGGTGCCGATCGCTTCACACTTGCAGTCATTTGCGAAGCCTATACCGAAGATAAAGTGCCCGATGCCAAAGGAAATCTGGAAGAACGATTATTGATGAAATTTCACCCAAGGCTGGCACCAGTGAAAGCTGCGATCCTGCCATTGGTGAAAAAAGATGGTATGCCAGAAAAAGCGATGGCACTCTATCGTGAATTGAAAAAACATTACGTAGTGGAATATGATGACGGTGGTGCCGTGGGTCGACGTTATCGACGACAGGATGAAATTGGGACCCCGTTCTGTATTACTATCGACGGGGACACCATTGCCGATGATACGGTGACCATTCGGGAACGGGATACGACCCAACAGCGAAGAATTCCGATGTCGGAAGTACTTTCTGAAATCAGAACCCACTGTGATTAGCACACCGGGTTACTTTGTCGCTTTCACGGTAGGTGGCAGCAGCAGGGTGGCCGGGTTTTCTAATGCATTTTTCACATGATTGCCAAACATTGCCCCCACCGCACCATCAATCAGGCGGTGGTCGAACGTAAACGATAAATAAACCAGATCGGCAGGCTGGATTTCGTTCCTTTCGTTGTAAACAGGTCGTCGAACCGTTTTACCAATCCCCATAATACCTGCTTCGGGATAATTGATGATTGGCGTTGAAATCAACCCACCGATATTGCCAATCGATGTGATCGTGAATGTTCCGCCGAGCAATTCTTCTCTTTTCACCTGGCCGGTGCGACAAGCCATCGCCAATCGTTCAATTTCTCTGGCGATAGCAAACAGATCCAGATGGTCTGCAGTGCGAATGACGGGCACCATCAGCCCATTGGGTGTGGCAACTGCAATCCCCACGTTGCGTTCTGCGTGGTAGACGATTTCCTGCTTTTCATCATCGATTGAGCTGTTGACGATTGGCAGATCGCGTAATGCCAACGCCACCGCACGCACCATGAACGGCAAATAAGTGAGCTTGATTCCCATCCGTGCGGAGGACTGCTTGAGGGAATGGCGAATCTGCACAAGCTGGGTAATATCGCACTCGTCAATGTAGGCATAGAACGGGATGCGTTGCTGCGATTCACTGAGGTGCTTCGCAATTGTTTTCCGCATTGGGGGCATTTTCGCTCGTGTGCCAGCTACACCAAAATCATGGACAGGAATCGTTTTCCTGGGTCGATCGGCGGTGCTACTGGATTTGCTTGCTGACTTTTCCAAGTAGGGTGCCAGATCTTCCAGCAAAATTCTGCCTGCAGGCCCACTGCCAGGCACAGTTGCCAGATCAATGCCTAATTTTCGCGCAAGATAGCGTACAGATGGGGCAGCGACTGGGAGTTCTCTAGTTGTTAGTACCGTCGAAACACCCGTAACGGGCGGCTTGGCCGTCGTCTTCGAAGACCTTGCGCCTAATTCTTGTGCATTACCTGCACGGGAACCAAGCTCACCTTTCTGTGACTGAGCGTTGTTTCCTTTGGAAGTGGGGTCATACGAAAGAATCGTTTCCCCCACCTTGACCTTCGAACCAGGCTCCCGCAGGATTTGACTGATGGTGCCTGCAAAAGGCGAAGGCACTTCCATCGTGGCTTTGTCGGTCATCACTTCCAGCAAGGTATCCCCACGCCGGATTGTGTCGCCTGGTGCCACCATCCACTGAACAAGATCTGCCTCGTAGACACCTTCGCCAAGTTCGGGCAACTGAAAATCCATCGTACTCTCCCACGTGAATGAGGTGGTTAAACAGGTTCGTTGGCAAGTTCAATCATCTGAGTCAGAATATGGTTGAACTGTGGCACTGTGTTTGTTTCGTAAGTTTGATTTAAGCCTATCCCCGGCAGGTGTTTGCCCTGCAGAATCCGTGGGCGGGCCAGTAATTCATAAAAAAGCTCTTCAACTGTGCGTCGCAACAGATGTTCGCCGAAGTTGGCCACATCAGTGTCTTCATTCACAAACAGCACCCGGCCTGTTTTTTGAATGCTTTTGGCAACAGTGGGCCAATCGTACGGGAAGATACTGCGCAAATCGATTACATCGTATTGCACTCCCTGACTCTTTAATTGATCAGCCGCCTGCACACACAAGGGGAGAGTTCGGCCATAACTAACCACTGTTGCATCGTTTCCTTCACGCACCACAGTAGCGGATCCCAGGGGCACAGTATACCTTTCCACTGGCGGCCAATCAGGTTGCCATTGTGTCCGATCCCCAAGTGGTGCATCGATTTTTTTGCTTAATTCAGCAGCATCTGCTGGTTCACCCGGGATCAGTTGATCCCCACGCACACGTAACAGCGCCTTTGGCAATAATACCATCACCGGATTGGGATCAATGATTGCAGATAGCATCAAGCCATAAGCATCCAGGGCATTGCTGGGCATCACCACTTTCCAGCCAGCCAATCGTGCAGCCCAACTTTCAAAGGAATGGGAGTGGTAGATACTGCCACGAATGCCAGAACCGGTGGGTGTCATCATCACGATTGGCATTTCAAAGGCGCCCGCACTGCCCCAGCGCTGGTTGCCTGCAATTTTTAATAAATCAATGATATTAAAGGCATAATCGCAGAATTGAATCTCGAAAACTGGCTTGCCGCCAGCGTAAGCAATGCCCATCGCGGTGCCAACAATGCCACGCTCATCGAGTGGGGAATTCCATGCTGTTTTCAGCCCCTGTGTCGCGGTAAACACACCACCTAATGGTGGGCCAACATCTTCGCCAAAAATATCGGTGATCCCTAAATTGGTTTCGCCGTAATGCAAGGCAAGTCGTACTGCCTGGATCAGTGTTGCCATATCGAATTACCCCCACCTCGCATTGTTCTGGACCTGCATTTCCGTGGCTATCCATATTGTATGTTTCGGTGCCCGGTTTCTGGTAGTTCACTGCCTCAAGGACCGCTTTGCGTCTGTGGGCGGATAGAACGGGAAGCACGGCGGGATGCTGTACGCCACGGTTTTTCGACAAAGTAATACATCACTATCGCAGCGGCAAACATTGCTATCAGGCATCCGAGCGTGGTCAATATTCTGGTGATCAAAGGATATTCAGGCATCGCACCAAAAGGAATGACCCCACCAAGCACCATCAGTACCAGGGCGTGGGTCATATACAGCGAATAACTGATGTTCCCAAGAAACACCAGTGCCCTGCTTTTCCAGATCCACGTCGCCGTGTTTCCAGCCAATGCAAACAGCAACACCAGCAGAAAAAACAGCACAAGATAACAGGCATGAACAATTTTTTCGTTTGTTACCAGATACGGCAGGACGATCCCCAAAATCACCAGGAAATCGGTCAGCCGAAACCGAATCGTTTTTTGCCATCTTGCGTGCAGACGAGCAAGAAACACCCCACCAAAAAAGGTGGGGATAATGTAAACCAGACCGCGAAAAACGATCGAATCCAACGTGAAAACCATCACCGAACAGGGAATTGTCAGCAAAAACAGGATTGAAGTTGTCCGGATTGAAAGTCGACAGACACTCCATGCCAAAGTTGGAAAAAGCAGATAGGCAAACCATTCCGAACTGATCGACCAGGAAGGATAATTCCAGGCAAGCGTAGTGAATTCATACTCCCAGGCATGAACCAGAAAAATATTCGCCAGAAAACTATCTAAGGAATTCCGTGGGTCAACAGGATGCTTACTACTGATTACCAATAAAAGGCAACAGAATAACGCTGCCAGGTGGACCGGGTAAATCCGCCCGAGTCGCAACCACCAGAAAAGTAGAAGTTCTTTGAACCGGATCGTCTGAAATCGATCCAGATACCGAATACCAAGTACATAACCACTGAGAATAAAAAATAGCGGGACTGCCAGGTGGCCGAATTTTAAAATCGGTTGAAACCACCGCATTGCAGGCAATAAATTGAACAGGTCAGGTGAAAAGTGGTGCAGGAGAACCCAAAGCGCAGCCACGCCCCGCAACGAAGTTAGTGCGTAAATGTCTGTGGTTTTCGCGGTTTGTTCTGACAAAGTCAATCCCCTGAAACCAACAGCGCTAAGCCAGTCCGGCAAATTTTCGAATCATCCATTCAACAGTAAGGAAACCAATTACCAGACAAAGCAACCACCATGATTGTCCCAAATGAGTTTCAGTGATGTACGTTCGAGTCGCCTTCTGTGCTTTCAAAAATTCTGACAATTGATCTACTTCTGCAATCTCAACAACTTTTCCACCTGTTTTATCGGCAATATCCAACATGAAATTTCGATTTACAGATAGATCGACTAATTCGCCTGTATCCGTTGGGAGTACCAGAAAAGGAGATTTTAATTTTTCCCCACTCGTGCTTTGAACCATCTGCTCGTACCCAGGAATCACCAGTTCTGCAATATATTTCCCTGCTGGCAGATCTTTGATGGAACTGGTCCACTCTTTAGGTATCACCGGATGTGGCACAAGTGGGATCGTGCGGACCACCTGGTCTGAAGTTCCATTCTGTAACCGCAACCGTATCCCTACCACTTGATTTGGCGGTAGTGTAGTTGCTTTGTCTGTAAATCGAGCAACGAATTCGACTTCCTGGTCTGTGCGATAGTTTGGTTCCCGCGTTCCAAAGCGAACAAAATCGTTGCCAGTAATCAATGCCCGATCGCTTGCAGCCCAGCGAATCAGTTGGCTCCAGAAACGGTGGTTATATTCATCGCCTCGTTTGAATCGCCAACGCCAGGTACTATCGATTCCAAGATAGATCACTCTGCCAAAACCGTAATGCTGTCGGACAAGAATTGGTGCCCCCGATTCGGATTTTGTTCCATCGAACGGTTGGTCTGCTTCCACACTTCGCGCCAACACCACCGAACCGGGCTTTTCTATACCAGTTACTGCCCAGTAGTGGTGGGGGAGTTGCTGCCAGATTTCGGAGCTGGCACCCGCATTTTCAGACATCCGCAAAAATCCAGTCCCCTCTCCTTCTGCGGTAATTCGGAAAGCTCGTCCTGATTCACTGCTGATTTCAATTGGCTGACTGATCGGCAGCAATTTAGAAATGATTGGATCCTGAAAAATCTGCATGGGCATGGACCGTTTACCAGCAAGCAGCACTAGTGTCCCACCACGATCTGCCACATATTTTTCCAGCCGCTGGCGATATTCCAATGTGAGCTCGTCTAGCCCCAAATCGCCCAGAATGATGCAGTCAAAATCCAATAATGCCTCCGGATCTGTGGGCAGCTTCAGTTGCGGCAGTCCAGCATCACGTGTGGGGGATTCTCCTGCCTGCAGCCGAGGTTGGAGAAATACCACTCGCTGCATTGCCATGGTGCTATCTCTTTCCAAAGCAGTTTGCAGGTAGTGAAACTCCCAACGTACCTCACTGTCGACAACGAGCACTTTAGCTTTATCCGCTGTCACATGAATCGTCAGTGGGCGTTGATTGTTTGCAGGCTGGGTATCTTTGCGACGATCCGTTGGTTGATTTGGAAGGTGCTCTGCAGTCAACTGTAATTGATTTTTCCCAGACTGAACCATTTTCGCAAGTAACTGAACTGTTTTTTGTTGATTATTCCCATCGTGGGGGAATTCCTGCACCACCGGTGAGACGGGCTTGCCATTTTTGTCGGGAAGATTCAGTGACACCCGGATGGTACCCGGTGGCATGTTATTAATCAGCAAACGGCACTCTACCGTGGCATATGCATTCTGAAAAACTGCGGGCGGGCTGGCTCGAGCTGCGATAATTGCTAAATCTGGCGGTGGATCTTTGGGGCCACACACCACAAAATGAACTGGAATGCCCAAATCAGCCAGTTCCTGAACTCGTAATTGTGGTGAGACACCCCAGTTGTGCTGGCCGTCACTGAATATCACCACACCGACCAGTTTTTCTGTTGATGTACGCAGTTGGATTGCATCCAGCAACGGAACTTTCAAATCGGTAAAGCGATTGCCGGTGGGAGACTCGGAAATCAACGGATTGGAACCAGGCTCTGTGACGGACAGTGGGTGCGATTCTTGCGAAAATCCATGTAACCGAATCTGGTGTTTTTCCTGCATCTGACCCAGAAAATTCTTCCCACGTGGGTCGAGAACACGCATGGCGAGGTGCTTCCTCGCAAATAAATGAAATTCCTCTAATAATCGATGGTATTCGGCAGTTTCGGTAAAACGATAATCACTTCGCTTCGCACTTTGCAACCAATTATCCAACGTGCTGGATGGTACTTTACCCTGATATATCGACAACTCTTTGATTAATTCCAGTTTTTCCAGATCAGATCGGTGGTGATCGAAAACACCCATGCTGTCGGATAAATCAACAGCCACGAAAAGTTGGGAGGGCACTTCTTCCGAATGACTGTGAGCAATCACCGGACGCCAATACAACAACAACACAACCGTCAGAATAATTAGAGATCGCACCACCAACAGAATCCTGGCATATCCTTTGCTGATAGTGGTCAGTTCCTGGCGATAAAGTCGAAAAACGATCCACAAAGTGAAGCTTGCCAGACCAAGCAGAAGAAAAAAGTCCGCAAATTTGCCTAAGTGCGACCACCTCTGCAGTAGCATGAGTCGAGCATCGCTGAATGGTAGTTCAATTCGCCACATGAGCTTTTGCTTTCAGGCTTTAGAGGAATGTTTCCTGTGCGCGATCATGCAGAGTGTCCGGTTTTTGCAAAAAAGGTGGGGTATCAGCACGCAAACAGACACCCCCACCATCAGGACCACGGTAACGCACCGCACTGAATGCCAGTATCGGAAAGAAAACAAACGGCAGCACACATAATCCTAAGCCAAAAT is a genomic window containing:
- a CDS encoding glycine--tRNA ligase — its product is MASDKLDMDKIVSLCRRRGFIFQSSEIYGGINGFWDYGPLGVELKKNIKRCWWQDMVQNPPPGPDGEEISMVGLDCSIVMNPKVWEASGHVGGFSDPMVDCKVSKKRYRADQLNVVSGGIPLSFAFAKGDEAAQKAATKKLDKATRSAGQKPAEPVVTELLQKIGPVQDMSAIVGPDVDEPGTLTTPRAFNLMFQTYVGAIQDDANIAYLRPETAQGIFANFRNVLDSSRVKLPFGIAQIGKAFRNEINPRNYTFRSREFEQMEIEFFCKPADSMKWYEYWCNVRKNWYSSLGIRSERLRPRQQDKDELAFYSIGTTDIEYLFPFSPDTQELEGVAHRGAYDLTQHMKHSSKDLTYFDEDAWTANAHTRTTNSFKEWLKLNPAPEAIEQYQFIPHVIEPSAGADRFTLAVICEAYTEDKVPDAKGNLEERLLMKFHPRLAPVKAAILPLVKKDGMPEKAMALYRELKKHYVVEYDDGGAVGRRYRRQDEIGTPFCITIDGDTIADDTVTIRERDTTQQRRIPMSEVLSEIRTHCD
- a CDS encoding dihydrolipoamide acetyltransferase family protein; the protein is MDFQLPELGEGVYEADLVQWMVAPGDTIRRGDTLLEVMTDKATMEVPSPFAGTISQILREPGSKVKVGETILSYDPTSKGNNAQSQKGELGSRAGNAQELGARSSKTTAKPPVTGVSTVLTTRELPVAAPSVRYLARKLGIDLATVPGSGPAGRILLEDLAPYLEKSASKSSSTADRPRKTIPVHDFGVAGTRAKMPPMRKTIAKHLSESQQRIPFYAYIDECDITQLVQIRHSLKQSSARMGIKLTYLPFMVRAVALALRDLPIVNSSIDDEKQEIVYHAERNVGIAVATPNGLMVPVIRTADHLDLFAIAREIERLAMACRTGQVKREELLGGTFTITSIGNIGGLISTPIINYPEAGIMGIGKTVRRPVYNERNEIQPADLVYLSFTFDHRLIDGAVGAMFGNHVKNALENPATLLLPPTVKATK
- a CDS encoding transketolase C-terminal domain-containing protein; the protein is MATLIQAVRLALHYGETNLGITDIFGEDVGPPLGGVFTATQGLKTAWNSPLDERGIVGTAMGIAYAGGKPVFEIQFCDYAFNIIDLLKIAGNQRWGSAGAFEMPIVMMTPTGSGIRGSIYHSHSFESWAARLAGWKVVMPSNALDAYGLMLSAIIDPNPVMVLLPKALLRVRGDQLIPGEPADAAELSKKIDAPLGDRTQWQPDWPPVERYTVPLGSATVVREGNDATVVSYGRTLPLCVQAADQLKSQGVQYDVIDLRSIFPYDWPTVAKSIQKTGRVLFVNEDTDVANFGEHLLRRTVEELFYELLARPRILQGKHLPGIGLNQTYETNTVPQFNHILTQMIELANEPV
- a CDS encoding acyltransferase, which produces MSEQTAKTTDIYALTSLRGVAALWVLLHHFSPDLFNLLPAMRWFQPILKFGHLAVPLFFILSGYVLGIRYLDRFQTIRFKELLLFWWLRLGRIYPVHLAALFCCLLLVISSKHPVDPRNSLDSFLANIFLVHAWEYEFTTLAWNYPSWSISSEWFAYLLFPTLAWSVCRLSIRTTSILFLLTIPCSVMVFTLDSIVFRGLVYIIPTFFGGVFLARLHARWQKTIRFRLTDFLVILGIVLPYLVTNEKIVHACYLVLFFLLVLLFALAGNTATWIWKSRALVFLGNISYSLYMTHALVLMVLGGVIPFGAMPEYPLITRILTTLGCLIAMFAAAIVMYYFVEKPWRTASRRASRSIRPQTQSGP
- a CDS encoding DUF5684 domain-containing protein, with the translated sequence MTGRSDWWAWLGILFPPTRIADWILNSFHLARAFGYGWYFGLGLCVLPFVFFPILAFSAVRYRGPDGGGVCLRADTPPFLQKPDTLHDRAQETFL